From the genome of Bosea sp. Tri-49, one region includes:
- a CDS encoding LysR substrate-binding domain-containing protein gives MSNTLDLDGVSAFLHAAELSSFTRAAEALGTAQSLISTRVKKLEESLGQLLLQRHPRLVRLTAEGERFLPAARELMAAHERALTSFQQVQERITIGISEQAVGADAPALLARLAKHDPSLVIGLRIEPSAALDTAFERGELDVAVIRRLGSGRTGEVLRRDAFGWFGAPSLTKPDGPVPLVSLMPECRLRRHAMDALDRAGLPWRESFIGGGMAAVLAAVEGGLGVSPLAARIAPRGAVDLGPGWGLPALDTFEVVLRSNVATPRANAFVRELAAAFRAG, from the coding sequence ATGAGCAACACCCTCGACCTCGATGGCGTCAGCGCCTTCCTGCACGCAGCCGAGCTCTCCAGCTTCACCCGCGCCGCCGAGGCGCTCGGCACGGCGCAATCGCTGATCAGCACACGGGTCAAGAAGCTCGAGGAGTCGCTCGGCCAATTGCTGCTGCAGCGACACCCGCGGCTCGTCCGGCTAACCGCCGAAGGCGAGCGTTTCCTCCCGGCGGCGCGCGAGCTGATGGCGGCGCATGAGCGCGCTCTGACCTCCTTCCAGCAGGTTCAGGAGCGCATCACCATCGGCATCAGCGAGCAGGCTGTCGGGGCTGACGCCCCTGCCCTGCTGGCGCGACTCGCCAAGCACGATCCCTCGCTGGTGATCGGGCTGCGCATCGAGCCCTCCGCCGCGCTCGATACGGCCTTCGAGCGCGGGGAGCTCGATGTCGCGGTGATCCGCCGGCTGGGCTCCGGGCGCACCGGCGAGGTGCTGCGGCGTGACGCCTTCGGCTGGTTCGGTGCGCCTTCGCTGACGAAGCCGGACGGGCCGGTCCCGCTGGTCAGCCTGATGCCGGAATGCCGCCTGCGCCGCCACGCCATGGATGCGCTCGACCGCGCCGGCCTGCCCTGGCGCGAGTCGTTCATCGGCGGCGGCATGGCGGCAGTGCTGGCAGCAGTCGAAGGTGGGCTCGGCGTCTCGCCACTAGCCGCCCGGATCGCGCCACGCGGGGCGGTCGATCTCGGTCCGGGCTGGGGACTGCCGGCGCTCGACACCTTCGAGGTCGTGCTGCGCAGCAATGTGGCAACGCCGCGCGCCAATGCCTTCGTCAGGGAGCTCGCGGCGGCCTTCCGGGCGGGGTGA
- a CDS encoding RelA/SpoT family protein, whose protein sequence is MMRQYELVDRVKRYNPNTDEELLNRAYVYAMRAHGTQKRASGDPFFAHPLEVAAILTELKLDDATIVAAVLHDTVEDTEATLEEIETLFGPDIRRLVDGLTKIKKLDLVSKKAAQGENFRKLLLAIVDDIRVLLVKLADRLHNMRTLHYVPPEKRLRVAEETIEIYAPLAGRMGMQELREELEELAFRHIKPEAHATITKRLEEVTQREGKVIGEIESDLKTKLAERGIEAQVFGRRKRPYSIWKKMERKSVSFEQLSDIFGFRVIIDKPEDCYRVLGIVHMTWPMVPGRYKDYISTPKQNDYRSLHTTVVGPGRQRVELQIRTDGMDRVAEFGIAAHARYKDGRTAGVVAAADESRAYQWLRRTVDLLAEGDNPEEFLEHTKLELFHDQVFCFTPKGRLIALPRGATPIDFAYAVHTDVGNTAVGAKINGRIAPLLTELQNGDEVEITRAEGQAPPAAWESLVVTGKARAAIRRATRVAVRRQYAGLGRQILERAFMRAERPFTDEKLKAALKRLARTAVDDVLAAVGRGEMFSGDVVRAVYPDLEPEKRGTSEAKAVPPGKGWFELRQGENLKFKLPNETPGSDAIPIRGLGGDLPVRFAPGGGAVPGDRIVGILTPGEAVTIYPIQSPSLAAFDNEPERWLDVRWDLDDKRPQRFPARIQLNSINEPGSLAQITTTIAEHDGNIDAVSMIRPTPDFTDVTIDLTVWDLKHLSAIISELREKRVISRVERVVA, encoded by the coding sequence ATGATGCGGCAATATGAGCTTGTCGACCGGGTCAAGCGCTATAACCCGAATACCGACGAGGAGCTGCTCAACCGCGCCTATGTCTACGCCATGCGTGCGCATGGCACGCAGAAGCGCGCCTCGGGCGACCCGTTCTTCGCCCATCCGCTCGAAGTCGCGGCGATCCTGACCGAGCTCAAGCTCGACGATGCCACCATCGTCGCCGCCGTCCTGCACGATACGGTCGAGGATACAGAAGCGACGCTGGAGGAAATCGAGACCCTGTTCGGGCCCGATATCCGCCGGCTTGTCGACGGGCTGACCAAGATCAAGAAGCTCGACCTCGTCTCGAAGAAGGCGGCGCAGGGCGAAAATTTCCGCAAGCTCCTGCTCGCCATCGTCGACGACATCCGCGTGTTGCTGGTCAAGCTCGCCGACCGGCTGCACAACATGCGCACGCTGCATTATGTGCCGCCCGAGAAGCGCCTGCGCGTCGCCGAGGAGACGATCGAGATCTATGCCCCGCTCGCCGGCCGCATGGGCATGCAGGAATTGCGCGAGGAGCTGGAGGAACTCGCCTTCCGCCATATCAAGCCGGAAGCGCATGCCACCATCACCAAGCGGCTGGAGGAGGTGACCCAGCGCGAAGGTAAGGTCATCGGCGAGATCGAGAGCGATCTCAAGACCAAGCTCGCCGAGCGCGGCATCGAGGCGCAGGTCTTTGGGCGGCGCAAGCGCCCCTATTCGATCTGGAAGAAGATGGAGCGCAAATCCGTCTCCTTCGAGCAGCTCTCAGACATTTTCGGCTTCCGCGTCATCATCGACAAGCCGGAGGACTGCTACCGCGTCCTCGGCATCGTCCATATGACCTGGCCGATGGTGCCGGGGCGCTACAAGGACTACATCTCGACGCCGAAGCAGAACGATTATCGCTCGCTGCACACCACCGTCGTCGGCCCCGGCCGCCAGCGCGTCGAATTGCAGATCCGCACCGACGGGATGGACCGCGTCGCCGAGTTCGGCATCGCCGCCCATGCCCGCTACAAGGATGGCCGGACGGCCGGTGTCGTCGCCGCCGCCGACGAGAGCCGCGCCTATCAATGGCTGCGCCGCACCGTCGACCTCCTGGCCGAGGGCGACAATCCCGAGGAGTTCCTCGAGCACACCAAGCTCGAACTCTTCCACGACCAGGTCTTCTGCTTCACGCCCAAGGGCCGCCTGATCGCCTTGCCGCGCGGGGCGACGCCGATCGATTTCGCCTATGCGGTCCATACCGATGTCGGCAACACCGCGGTTGGCGCCAAGATCAACGGCCGGATCGCGCCCCTGTTGACCGAGCTCCAGAACGGCGACGAGGTCGAGATCACCCGCGCCGAAGGGCAGGCGCCGCCGGCGGCCTGGGAGTCGCTGGTGGTGACCGGCAAGGCCAGAGCCGCGATCCGCCGCGCCACGCGCGTCGCGGTGCGCCGGCAATATGCCGGGCTCGGCCGCCAGATCCTGGAACGCGCCTTCATGCGGGCCGAGCGGCCCTTCACCGACGAGAAGCTGAAGGCGGCGCTGAAGCGGCTTGCCCGCACAGCCGTGGACGACGTGCTCGCTGCCGTCGGCCGCGGCGAGATGTTCTCCGGCGATGTGGTGAGGGCCGTCTATCCAGACCTGGAGCCGGAAAAGCGTGGGACCAGCGAAGCCAAGGCGGTGCCGCCTGGCAAGGGCTGGTTCGAATTGCGCCAGGGCGAGAACCTCAAATTCAAGCTGCCGAACGAGACGCCGGGCAGCGACGCGATCCCGATCCGCGGTCTCGGCGGCGACCTGCCGGTGCGCTTCGCACCGGGCGGTGGCGCCGTGCCGGGCGACCGCATCGTCGGCATTCTGACGCCGGGCGAGGCGGTGACGATCTATCCGATCCAATCGCCCTCGCTCGCCGCCTTCGACAACGAGCCGGAGCGCTGGCTCGACGTGCGGTGGGACCTCGACGACAAGCGCCCGCAGCGCTTCCCGGCGCGCATCCAGCTCAACTCGATCAACGAGCCGGGCTCGCTCGCCCAGATCACCACCACGATCGCCGAGCATGACGGCAATATCGACGCCGTCTCGATGATCAGGCCGACGCCGGATTTCACCGACGTCACCATCGACCTCACGGTCTGGGACCTGAAGCACCTCAGCGCAATCATCAGCGAATTGCGCGAGAAGCGGGTGATCAGCCGGGTCGAGCGCGTGGTGGCGTAG
- the rpoZ gene encoding DNA-directed RNA polymerase subunit omega gives MARVTVEDCIDKVENRFELVLLASHRARMIASGSSILVQRDNDKNPVVALREIADEKLTPEDLKEDLIHSLQKHVEVDEPEADTVPLLTSQSHVATPDSEVQFDRMSEDDLLRGLDGLVPPTESADDED, from the coding sequence ATGGCTCGCGTCACCGTTGAGGATTGCATCGACAAGGTCGAGAACCGCTTCGAGCTGGTTCTGCTTGCGAGCCATCGCGCCCGCATGATCGCCTCGGGCTCCTCGATTCTCGTCCAGCGCGACAACGACAAGAACCCGGTCGTCGCCCTGCGCGAGATCGCCGACGAGAAGCTCACCCCCGAGGATCTCAAGGAAGACCTGATCCACTCGCTGCAGAAGCATGTCGAGGTCGACGAGCCGGAGGCCGACACCGTGCCGCTGCTGACCTCGCAGTCGCATGTCGCCACCCCCGATTCCGAGGTCCAGTTCGACCGGATGAGCGAGGACGACCTGCTGCGTGGCCTCGACGGGCTCGTGCCGCCGACCGAGAGCGCCGACGACGAAGACTGA
- a CDS encoding LysR substrate-binding domain-containing protein, producing MIGSRKLPPLAALRAFEAAARHLSFQKAARELAVTPTAVSHQLRLLEATLGLPLFERHVRRVSLTSAGAQLFPVLRDGLDNFARAIAELSPRPRRNAVTVSATTLFTARRLIPALGLFQAQWPQFALRLHASDDAVDLASGAADLAVRYGAGPFSGLVSEPLCQDRFGVVCSPSLGLRDPADLTATTLIHSEWHRRDLQPDWRRWQGLAQVAGLNADAGLRITDESHAIQAAVAGQGVVITSLFLIGDELARGVLVHPFSPVIEGHHYHLVATEENMASADVEAVRQWLKAVASP from the coding sequence ATGATTGGCTCTCGAAAGCTTCCGCCACTCGCTGCGTTGCGCGCCTTCGAGGCCGCAGCCCGCCATCTCAGTTTTCAGAAGGCGGCCCGGGAACTGGCGGTGACGCCAACGGCCGTCAGCCATCAATTGCGGCTGCTGGAAGCGACGCTCGGCCTGCCATTGTTCGAGAGACATGTGCGGCGCGTCTCGCTGACATCGGCCGGCGCTCAGCTCTTTCCCGTGCTGCGGGACGGCCTCGACAATTTCGCGCGCGCCATTGCCGAACTCTCTCCTCGGCCCCGGCGCAACGCGGTGACGGTCAGCGCGACGACGCTCTTCACCGCGCGCCGCCTGATTCCGGCGCTGGGGCTGTTCCAGGCGCAGTGGCCGCAATTCGCGTTGCGGCTGCATGCATCCGACGACGCCGTCGACCTGGCGAGCGGCGCTGCCGACCTCGCGGTGCGTTACGGTGCTGGCCCGTTTTCGGGGCTGGTATCCGAACCGCTGTGCCAGGACCGCTTCGGCGTCGTCTGCAGCCCCTCGCTCGGCCTGCGCGACCCTGCCGATCTCACTGCCACGACGCTGATCCACTCGGAATGGCATCGCCGGGACCTGCAGCCGGATTGGCGGCGCTGGCAGGGCCTGGCGCAGGTCGCGGGGCTGAATGCCGACGCCGGGCTGCGCATCACCGACGAAAGCCATGCCATCCAGGCTGCGGTCGCCGGGCAGGGCGTCGTCATCACCAGTCTGTTCCTGATCGGGGACGAGCTGGCGCGCGGCGTGCTCGTCCACCCGTTCAGTCCGGTGATCGAAGGACATCACTATCACCTCGTCGCCACTGAAGAGAACATGGCCAGCGCCGACGTCGAGGCCGTCCGGCAATGGCTGAAGGCGGTGGCGTCGCCATGA
- a CDS encoding FMN-dependent NADH-azoreductase → MSPFHILQIDASARPGRSGVDPRGSHTRRLTSRFVERWQAARPQDTLTYRDVGQQPPSPVSGDWIAAAFTRPERRDEAAQAQLAESDVLIEELLRADLIVIGAPMYNFGLPAQLKAWVDNVVRVGVTFGFDRGRQGEPYWPMLPPGKRLVILSSRGDYGYGAGGRLEAINLVERGLTVPMAYLGLIETHSVAIEYDEFADERLRASISAAEAAVDELVGKLARDAAAPTDRALEVA, encoded by the coding sequence ATGTCGCCCTTTCACATCCTCCAGATCGATGCCAGCGCCCGTCCCGGGCGGTCCGGGGTCGATCCGCGCGGGTCGCATACCCGCCGCCTGACCAGCCGCTTCGTCGAGCGCTGGCAGGCAGCGCGACCGCAAGACACGTTGACCTATCGCGATGTCGGGCAGCAGCCGCCCTCGCCCGTCAGTGGCGACTGGATCGCGGCGGCCTTCACCCGGCCTGAACGCAGGGACGAGGCGGCGCAGGCGCAGCTCGCCGAAAGCGATGTCCTGATCGAAGAGCTTCTGCGCGCCGACCTGATCGTGATCGGCGCGCCGATGTACAATTTCGGCCTTCCAGCCCAGCTCAAGGCCTGGGTGGATAATGTCGTGCGCGTCGGCGTCACCTTCGGCTTCGACCGCGGCCGGCAAGGTGAGCCGTATTGGCCAATGCTGCCACCCGGCAAGCGTCTGGTCATCCTCTCCTCGCGCGGCGATTATGGCTATGGCGCCGGTGGGCGCCTCGAGGCCATCAATCTCGTCGAGCGCGGCTTGACTGTGCCGATGGCCTATCTCGGCCTGATCGAAACGCACTCGGTCGCCATCGAGTACGACGAGTTCGCCGATGAGCGCCTGCGGGCGTCGATTTCCGCGGCCGAGGCTGCCGTTGACGAGCTGGTCGGGAAACTCGCGCGCGACGCCGCCGCCCCCACGGATCGAGCGCTGGAGGTCGCCTGA